In the genome of Pirellulales bacterium, one region contains:
- a CDS encoding carbon storage regulator: protein MDFLSPGLPNGGLVVSRRQSEEVVIEVEGRVVAVVQVVEILPDRTRLRIRAPADVVIARAEVHGRPPRPSEAITA, encoded by the coding sequence ATGGACTTTCTAAGTCCGGGCCTGCCGAACGGCGGCCTCGTTGTTTCGCGTCGCCAAAGCGAAGAAGTCGTGATCGAGGTTGAGGGGCGCGTCGTGGCCGTGGTGCAGGTCGTCGAGATACTGCCGGACCGGACCCGGTTGAGAATCCGCGCACCGGCCGATGTGGTGATCGCGCGGGCGGAAGTCCATGGCCGGCCGCCGCGGCCGTCCGAGGCCATAACAGCATAG
- a CDS encoding histidine phosphatase family protein, with protein MILYCVRHGESTFNVEGRLQGQSNEPRLSPLGLKHAQALLAALGQLEIDAIYSSPLARARETAQPLADALRLPIEYDDRLKEIDIGVFQGTLAAELSDRFPEEAARWRSQDPDYRIPGGESRRDLMQRAEAAFEAIHAAGHAQVAVVAHGGVLAAALKALIGVPAERNPFMLYNGSISMIEWTSQIKLMTLNQIDHLRAADCALATRTGDLA; from the coding sequence ATGATTCTCTATTGCGTGCGTCACGGCGAAAGCACGTTCAACGTCGAGGGGCGGCTGCAAGGCCAGTCCAACGAGCCGCGGCTTTCGCCCTTGGGCCTCAAGCACGCCCAGGCGCTGCTCGCCGCACTGGGCCAGCTTGAAATCGACGCCATCTACTCCAGCCCGCTGGCACGGGCACGCGAAACGGCGCAGCCGCTGGCCGATGCGCTGCGGCTGCCGATCGAATACGACGACCGCCTGAAGGAAATCGACATCGGTGTTTTTCAAGGCACGCTGGCCGCCGAGCTGAGCGACCGTTTTCCCGAAGAGGCGGCCCGTTGGCGCTCGCAAGACCCGGACTATCGCATACCCGGCGGCGAATCGCGTCGCGACTTGATGCAGCGGGCCGAGGCCGCCTTTGAGGCGATTCACGCGGCGGGGCACGCTCAGGTGGCGGTCGTGGCTCACGGCGGCGTGCTGGCCGCGGCGCTCAAGGCGTTGATCGGCGTGCCCGCCGAGCGCAATCCCTTTATGCTCTACAACGGCTCGATCAGCATGATCGAGTGGACCAGCCAGATCAAGCTGATGACGCTCAACCAGATCGACCACTTGCGTGCCGCCGACTGCGCCTTGGCCACGCGCACGGGCGATCTGGCGTAG
- a CDS encoding helix-turn-helix domain-containing protein, translating into MRPGRVPAIEPDGLYSIAQLANALRVSPRTVERHLRHGVAVGGELLRLPATRIGKVWRVRGRDVLDWLAAQQPQAVAPPPAAVAPAHRRRLVDQELDDMGL; encoded by the coding sequence GTGCGACCTGGCCGGGTACCGGCCATCGAGCCGGACGGGCTCTACAGCATCGCTCAGCTCGCCAACGCGCTGCGTGTTTCGCCGCGCACGGTGGAGCGGCACCTACGCCACGGCGTGGCGGTCGGCGGCGAGCTGCTGCGCCTGCCGGCGACACGCATCGGCAAGGTCTGGCGGGTCCGCGGTCGCGACGTGCTCGATTGGCTGGCGGCCCAGCAGCCGCAGGCCGTCGCGCCGCCGCCGGCCGCCGTCGCGCCGGCCCACCGCCGACGCCTGGTCGACCAGGAGCTCGACGACATGGGGCTGTAG
- a CDS encoding argininosuccinate synthase, with product MPSCVLAYSGGLDTSVILGWLQDQGYQVHAVYVDLGQPCEDRQAILNKARQCGAKSARIVDVKEELCRDFAFPVLQWQAKYEGVYLLGTSIARPLIAKACLQVGREVGADAFAHGATGKGNDQCRFQLAAEALEPAVEVIAPWRRADFRKLFPGRKEMIAYCEEKAIPVKASAAKPYSSDENCLHISYEAGKLEDLTVNGVELVDFGMTVSPRQAPDKIEPVTIAFESGLPVSVNGRRMNAYEIVAELNAIGGRNGVGRVDMVENRFVGMKSRGVYEAPGMTLLYDAHRVIEQITLDRDLMHLRDRLAPEVAEMVYYGFWYHAKMDALLAFIREAQRPVTGEVTLHLYKGNITVAGRTSPRSLYDEGIASMEGGGSYNQTDAEGFLRIQGLPGRVQGRINRRSY from the coding sequence ATGCCAAGCTGCGTTCTCGCTTATTCCGGCGGACTCGATACCTCGGTCATCTTGGGTTGGCTTCAAGACCAGGGTTATCAGGTCCACGCCGTCTACGTCGATCTCGGCCAGCCGTGCGAAGACCGTCAGGCCATTTTGAACAAGGCCCGGCAGTGCGGGGCCAAATCGGCCCGCATCGTCGACGTCAAGGAAGAGCTGTGCCGCGACTTCGCCTTTCCGGTGTTGCAATGGCAGGCGAAATACGAGGGCGTTTATCTGCTGGGCACGTCGATTGCCCGGCCGCTGATCGCCAAGGCGTGTTTGCAAGTGGGCCGCGAAGTGGGCGCCGACGCCTTCGCCCACGGGGCCACCGGCAAGGGCAACGATCAGTGCCGCTTTCAGCTTGCCGCCGAGGCGCTGGAGCCGGCCGTCGAGGTGATCGCTCCCTGGCGGCGGGCGGACTTTCGCAAACTCTTTCCCGGCCGCAAGGAGATGATCGCTTATTGCGAGGAGAAGGCGATTCCCGTCAAAGCCTCGGCCGCCAAGCCCTACAGCTCCGACGAGAATTGCCTGCACATCAGCTACGAGGCGGGCAAGCTCGAAGACCTTACCGTCAACGGCGTGGAACTGGTCGACTTCGGCATGACCGTCTCGCCGCGGCAGGCGCCCGACAAGATCGAGCCGGTGACGATCGCCTTCGAGTCGGGCCTGCCGGTCAGCGTCAACGGCCGGCGAATGAACGCCTATGAAATCGTGGCCGAGTTGAACGCCATCGGCGGCCGCAACGGCGTGGGCCGCGTCGATATGGTCGAGAACCGCTTCGTGGGCATGAAGAGCCGCGGCGTCTACGAGGCGCCCGGCATGACGCTGCTTTACGACGCCCATCGGGTGATCGAGCAGATCACGCTCGACCGCGACCTGATGCACCTCCGCGACCGGCTGGCTCCCGAAGTGGCCGAGATGGTCTACTACGGCTTCTGGTATCACGCCAAGATGGACGCCCTTTTGGCTTTCATTCGCGAGGCCCAGCGGCCGGTGACGGGCGAAGTGACGCTCCATCTTTACAAGGGCAACATCACCGTGGCGGGCCGCACCAGCCCGCGCAGCCTTTACGACGAGGGGATCGCCAGCATGGAGGGCGGCGGCAGCTACAATCAGACGGATGCCGAAGGCTTTTTGCGCATTCAGGGGCTGCCCGGCAGAGTGCAAGGGCGGATCAATCGCCGCAGTTATTGA
- a CDS encoding DUF1559 domain-containing protein has product MRETVSRTRPQPHRQSSGFTLVELLVVIAIIGILIALLLPAVQAAREAARRSQCNNNLKQIGLGLQTYADINKSFPYDALWGQYPFTTFQTPAPTAATPELYFHYPWSFMILPQIEQVPLYNAVNKRLAIWNQSQQYGTGGVSTVIPPQYFGYTQSQQIPPYRCPSDGTFTGPGDLPLLSMWMNYAGSQGVGFYQTRARNGNWAEGQSAAPLGTKGMFTFNEPSNFGSIKDGTSNTIAVAEVTACSVAAPTAQGLATFNTNPASDLVFTAASGAGNSEPVPQLWNIPGQAVTWSPPALAQGGTGKQRSNLQNAVGSGVYVPMIFRSPMVAFTESLTGSGPCGYSIANGGVYNGALGAGCGAGGGGFDLTGTVGPSTLYGLAPLYNALYSPNSNWPGPDSNHPGIVLAVFADGHTQQIQNSITFLIWASINTRQGSEAISGDF; this is encoded by the coding sequence ATGAGAGAAACAGTCAGTCGAACGCGGCCTCAGCCGCACAGGCAGTCCAGTGGTTTCACACTGGTCGAGTTGTTGGTGGTCATCGCCATCATCGGAATTTTGATCGCACTGCTGCTGCCCGCCGTTCAGGCGGCCCGCGAGGCGGCACGCCGCAGCCAGTGCAACAACAACCTGAAGCAGATCGGGTTGGGGCTGCAGACCTATGCCGACATCAACAAGAGTTTTCCCTACGATGCCTTGTGGGGCCAGTATCCCTTCACCACGTTTCAGACCCCGGCCCCGACCGCGGCTACCCCGGAACTGTACTTCCATTACCCGTGGAGTTTCATGATCCTGCCGCAGATCGAACAGGTTCCGCTCTATAACGCGGTCAACAAGCGGCTGGCGATCTGGAACCAAAGCCAGCAGTACGGCACGGGCGGCGTTTCGACGGTCATCCCGCCGCAGTATTTTGGCTACACCCAGTCTCAGCAGATTCCGCCCTACCGTTGCCCGTCTGACGGCACGTTCACCGGGCCGGGCGATCTGCCGTTGTTGAGCATGTGGATGAATTACGCCGGCAGCCAAGGGGTGGGCTTCTATCAGACCAGGGCGCGGAACGGCAACTGGGCCGAAGGCCAGTCGGCGGCCCCCTTAGGGACCAAGGGAATGTTCACCTTTAACGAGCCTTCCAACTTCGGCTCCATCAAAGACGGCACCTCCAATACCATTGCCGTGGCCGAGGTGACGGCGTGCAGCGTGGCGGCGCCCACCGCTCAAGGCTTAGCCACTTTCAATACGAACCCCGCTTCGGACTTGGTCTTTACGGCCGCGTCCGGAGCCGGCAACAGCGAGCCGGTTCCCCAGCTTTGGAACATCCCCGGCCAGGCCGTGACGTGGTCGCCGCCGGCCCTTGCCCAGGGTGGGACGGGCAAGCAACGGTCCAATCTTCAAAACGCGGTCGGCTCCGGCGTTTATGTTCCGATGATCTTCCGTTCGCCGATGGTCGCCTTCACGGAAAGCCTGACCGGCAGCGGCCCTTGCGGATATAGCATTGCCAACGGTGGGGTCTACAACGGGGCGCTGGGAGCCGGTTGCGGCGCCGGGGGCGGCGGTTTTGACCTGACCGGCACCGTGGGGCCTTCGACGCTCTATGGCCTCGCGCCGCTGTATAACGCCCTGTACAGCCCGAACTCCAACTGGCCCGGTCCGGACAGCAACCATCCTGGTATCGTGCTGGCCGTTTTTGCCGATGGCCATACCCAACAGATCCAGAACAGTATCACGTTCCTCATCTGGGCGAGCATAAACACTCGCCAAGGCAGTGAAGCGATCAGCGGCGACTTCTAG
- a CDS encoding inorganic diphosphatase — protein sequence MHSWHDIYLDDEVIEKSFPVVIEVPSGSKNKYELDKTTGFLRLDRVLYSSVHYPANYGFIPRTFCDDGDPLDALVLGQEPVHPLTIVDSRAIGVMRMRDDKGIDDKIIAVSVHDPAVSDYYDHKQLPEHTLREVKRFFQDYKILENKQVVIDDFMGPEDATRIILEALDLYKKLRRGELTP from the coding sequence ATGCACTCTTGGCACGACATCTATCTCGACGACGAGGTGATCGAGAAATCGTTCCCCGTCGTCATCGAAGTTCCCTCGGGGAGCAAGAACAAATACGAGCTGGATAAGACCACCGGCTTTTTGCGGCTCGACCGCGTGCTTTACAGCTCGGTGCATTACCCGGCCAACTATGGTTTCATTCCCCGCACGTTCTGCGACGACGGCGACCCGCTCGACGCGCTGGTGCTGGGCCAGGAGCCGGTCCACCCGCTGACGATCGTCGATTCGCGGGCCATCGGCGTCATGCGGATGCGCGACGACAAGGGCATCGACGACAAGATCATCGCCGTCAGCGTCCACGACCCCGCCGTCAGCGACTATTACGACCACAAGCAGCTTCCCGAACACACGCTCCGCGAAGTCAAACGCTTCTTTCAGGACTACAAGATCCTGGAGAACAAGCAGGTGGTGATCGACGATTTCATGGGGCCGGAAGACGCCACGCGGATCATTCTGGAAGCCCTCGACCTCTATAAAAAGCTCCGCCGCGGCGAGTTGACCCCGTGA